The Sandaracinus amylolyticus genomic interval CCACGTCGGCGGTGTCGGTGCCGATCTCGCGTCGGTGTCGCTGCTCGACCGAGGACCGTTCGAGGCGCACGTCGGCGCGAGCAGTATCGTCCTCGTCGCGACGCATCAGGGCGGCGAGGCGGGCGCGTACTACGAGCTCGCGCTCTACGCGCACGACGGTGCGCTCGAAGGACCGAGCTTCGCCGTCGACGGCGTGACGTGGAGCGCCGAGCCCTCGTGCGACGAGCTCGCGGACGACGGGTGCCGCGTGGTCGGATACACGGGGCAGGTGACCGTCGACGCGCGCGCCGCGGGCTGGGATCACGGCGAGGGCGGGACGGTTCGACTGAGCGAGGGCGAGACCGCGAGCGTGCCCGGCTCGTTCGCGACGGCGCGGCTCCTGCGCGCGAACCACACGATCTGCGGGCCCGCATCGCCGCCCGATGCGGCGTTCGTGCTCTGGTGGACGTTCCCGCCGGCGCCCTGAGATGGACGCGAGCAGCGCGGCGGCGCATGCTCGCGCTCGTCCTCGCGCACCACGCTGCGGTGCGCGCTGCGACGAGCCATTGATCCATCACGTGTTCGTAGGGTCGGGCGCCCACTCGAGGAGAGGACGAGGGCGCCCCCGGACGTGAGCCCGATCGACGTCGCCCTGGTGCGTGCCCTGCGCGAGCGCGCGACACGAGAGGCGACCGGGCTCTACGTCGTCGAAGGCGCGCGGTTCGCGGTCGCGGCCGTGGATGCGCGCGCCGAGGTCGTCGCGACCGTCGTCGCGCCCGGTGCGCTGCGCACGACGATGGCGCAGATGATGACGCGCCGAATGCGACAGCGCGGCGTGCCGGAGCTGCGCGTGAGCGAGAGCGAGCCGGCGGACCTCGCGAGCGCGCGCGAGCCGCAGGGCGTGCTCCTCGTGTTGCGCCAGCGGCGCGTGAGCATCGAGGCGATCCGCCCACCACCGCGCGCGCTGTGGCTCGTGATCGACGGAGTGCGCTCGCCGGGCAACCTCGGCACCGCGCTGCGGACCGCCCACGCGACAGGCGTCGACGGTGTCGTCATGCTGCGCGGAGGTCGCGAGGGCGCGGCGGATCCGTTCGATCCCGCCTGCGCTCGCGCGTCGATGGGCGCGATCGTGAGCACGACCGTGATCGACGCCGACGTCGCGTCGCTGCGCGCGTTCGCGTCGCGCACCGGGACGCGTCTCGTCGCGGCCGTGCCGCGCGCGCGTCACGACTATCGCGCGGTGAGCTATCGGGGCGCGACCGCGCTCGTGCTCGGCTCCGAGCGCCAAGGCGCGAGCGACGCGATGATCGACGCGTGTGATCTCGCGGTGCGCATTCCGATGGCGACCGCGATGGACTCGCTCAACGCCGCGGTCGCATCGGCGGTGCTGCTCTACGAGGCGTACGGGCAGCGCTGTCCGCCCGAGCGCCGTCGCGCGTGACCGATCACGCGGGGTCGAGGAAGTCGGCGCGGATCGTCTTCTTCCCGTGCCCGGGGAACTCGACGTCGACGTTCGGCGGATCGCCGGTGCCGAAGCGCACCACCTTGCCCTGGCCGTAGCGCACGTGCTTGACGCTCTGCCCGACGCGCAGCGAGACCTGGCCGCCGCTCTTGCGCGTGACCTTGGCCTCGATCGGGCCCGCGGTGGTCGAGAGCACGCGCGACGGGCGCGCATCGAAGCGCTCCACGCGCGTGCTGCCGCGATCCTCGATCCACCCTGCGTTCGCGCGCCCGAAGCTCGGGCGATCCCCGGTGCCACCGACGAACTTCACGTCGGACCCGGGCAGCTCGTCGATGAAGCGCGAGCGCGTGCAGTCGCGCAGGTTGCCGAAGAAGTAGCGCGTGCTCGCCCACGAGAGGATCAGCCGCTCTCGCGCGCGTGTGAACGCGACGTACGCGAGGCGACGCTCTTCTTCGAGCTCCTCGGGATCCGCGTCCTGCTCGAGCCCGCGGAACGGGAACAGCTGCTCCTCCATGCCCGCGACGATCACGACCGGGAACTCGAGCCCCTTCGCGGCGTGCACGGTCATCAGCGTGACGATCTCGTTCTCGCCCTTGCTGTCGCCGCCCTCGGCGTCGGTCTGCAGCGTCACGCGCTCGAGGAACGCGGTGAGCGTCGGCTCTTCCGCTTCCGCGACGAACTGCTCCATCGAGCCCACGAGCTCGGCGAGGTTCTCGAGGCGTGCGTCGGCTTCCGGCGTGTTCTCGGCCTGCAGCGCCTGCACGTATCCCGTCTCGTCGAGCACCGTGCGCGCGAGCCCCGGAAGGTCGAGGTCCGCGACCTTCGCGCGCAGCGACTCGATCAGCCCGACGAAGTCCCCGAGCTTGTTCCCGCCGCGCTCCTCCGACTGCGCCTTGCACGCCTCCCACACGCCGTTGCCCGCGGCCGCGGCGCGATCGAGCAGTCGATCGATCGTCGTCTTGCCGATGCCGCGCGCCGGCACGTTGATGATGCGCAGCAGCGAGACGTCGTCCTCGGGCACCGAGAGCACGCGCAGGTACGCGAGCAGATCCTTCACCTCGGCGCGATCGTAGAAGCGCACGCCCCCGACGACGCGATAGGGCAGCGACGCCGCGCGCAGCGCTTCTTCGAGCACGCGCGACTGCGCGTGGATGCGATAGAAGATCGCGAGATCCGCGAGCGACTTGCCCTCGTTCTTCAGCGCGCGCGCGGTGGTGACGACGAGGTTCGCCTCTTCACGCTCGGTGTTGAGCCGGTGCACCTCGACCTTCGCGCCCTCGTCGTTGTCGGTCCAGAGCTCCTTGGGCTCGCGATCGAACGCGCGCGAGATCACCGCGTGCGACGCGCGGAGGATGCGCTTGGTCGAGCGGTAGTTCTGCTCGAGCTTGACGACGTGCGCGTCCGGGAAATGCCGCCGGAAATCGAGGATGT includes:
- a CDS encoding ATP-dependent helicase is translated as MAIDLSTLNPPQRDAVLHGDAPLVVFAGAGSGKTRVITHRVANLVAERGIPPWRILAVTFTNKAAQEMRERLEHLVPGAARDLQVGTFHATCARLLRRYHDRIGLRRDFTIYDEADQRAMITRVLRDLKMDEKRFPPKSIAGRIERAKQEMVEPSEIDAGVVDTPHVRAIVTEYEKRMAAASALDFGDLIYRMVRALENDEVLRKELATRFQHILVDEFQDTNHSQLRMVLALASVHRALCVVGDDDQSIYRWRGADRRNILDFRRHFPDAHVVKLEQNYRSTKRILRASHAVISRAFDREPKELWTDNDEGAKVEVHRLNTEREEANLVVTTARALKNEGKSLADLAIFYRIHAQSRVLEEALRAASLPYRVVGGVRFYDRAEVKDLLAYLRVLSVPEDDVSLLRIINVPARGIGKTTIDRLLDRAAAAGNGVWEACKAQSEERGGNKLGDFVGLIESLRAKVADLDLPGLARTVLDETGYVQALQAENTPEADARLENLAELVGSMEQFVAEAEEPTLTAFLERVTLQTDAEGGDSKGENEIVTLMTVHAAKGLEFPVVIVAGMEEQLFPFRGLEQDADPEELEEERRLAYVAFTRARERLILSWASTRYFFGNLRDCTRSRFIDELPGSDVKFVGGTGDRPSFGRANAGWIEDRGSTRVERFDARPSRVLSTTAGPIEAKVTRKSGGQVSLRVGQSVKHVRYGQGKVVRFGTGDPPNVDVEFPGHGKKTIRADFLDPA
- a CDS encoding TrmH family RNA methyltransferase codes for the protein MSPIDVALVRALRERATREATGLYVVEGARFAVAAVDARAEVVATVVAPGALRTTMAQMMTRRMRQRGVPELRVSESEPADLASAREPQGVLLVLRQRRVSIEAIRPPPRALWLVIDGVRSPGNLGTALRTAHATGVDGVVMLRGGREGAADPFDPACARASMGAIVSTTVIDADVASLRAFASRTGTRLVAAVPRARHDYRAVSYRGATALVLGSERQGASDAMIDACDLAVRIPMATAMDSLNAAVASAVLLYEAYGQRCPPERRRA